Proteins from a genomic interval of Osmia bicornis bicornis chromosome 13, iOsmBic2.1, whole genome shotgun sequence:
- the LOC114873569 gene encoding uncharacterized protein LOC114873569, whose product MVLSVELLKRLNANEEPLPKRLKLAENVFHAVEVPIAYKEDLILQWLCKISNGDQKAWSLLRSCLKIKYLDIKINVKKLLVNTLIETLQKGIKDTYSDVFKCCELIIANDGVQQYFNSKPEELGLLIKSLLECIHNILECNFNTEKQSIEEISTKFVNKNDELSLTAYNTIITVIESMIQMYKTTSTIKDNLRTIFIRDVLYSVCDIIDHKRTDNTNRLGAVTYKCIQQLIFKKKHVQSKEFIEDKNIIQFENLLSILAEEAKTKDLQSNLVTFIFFFRAAINIFKTDNVILDLIFRELVKCAGIYEKEIFNSFLKNLNDVTFDFDNKIHNITLFDYCQDIIDNILSSKKMSRIDYDLLTQFCHFNPLLIEKNMQEILKKIFMEKSVPECTKLITSIMDVCIHLRQEEKIISTMLITLNNSLNNKNTEIDISFLNEFKEKFMKSVNNITSTQNINILRTLIYHLKTNCTEVLQSDDTCTGKNIVILQATVKLLTTFLDGTCVFEHTGTLAFYKKFVNDFNELRNILSLLIAQMLHLSYNEKITVTLLAAIFSWNEMQRALIYYMPKIVPQNLKFPISEDQWQQLIQRITNFGTDNSKNSMNKLILQQVKISQNSLSESSVMLNNLIGGLEYSWQYILKFDTQIIPFMNNEEISKIANLLLIQMTCNADSFSKWIEVLRKDSLQENRRLVLSLSNCVFIQIGQLVTGVTKSISEYFHTEFLLEAEMNENKKLNNILIHIKEELLKEKWIYADDTSLTKIKMHLEVLFHLPVMFLNPEIRITMFMFIFALRMECNHNDEIISLCNTIFSDLLEKSDVNIFEYINPSLLLSQLPHNKITQRSIELFLRSCLSYAVLKKFVKSSMNSKKNILLLLKSMEHVKAKLNADQKVIIKKAEKKISKTIMKTVSSKITEIDDLKILNLILKINLTNENVEEKLKILAQSILDDIFMNDNNKKIRNEMLQDGLQLATIILHNQKIFQITNETLRGIWFVSFNYPCVDVILPLLESSEAKEVHELFEHLHNQVIKTLSNAQENDVENIYVIWNSILKINMSNNRSKLRLLAISKLIQTIQNIIIPRNLWPSLLKLIRNILSTKHLYLPGYVIDMCIFVGLKALQETTISICSDTLELCNVLLKTRTSLITDRLPALLLLYRQILSIVVHKSKIIINKSEEYIFKCLALDIEKFINFLTKLRKELIHISPYLIADLLELFSEDSIASFVKISLQNCINHLISICDHHGIALLSRTLPISMQEMFKVQLNVYNQFYKFSGKI is encoded by the exons atggtTTTATCAGTAG AGTTATTGAAGCGACTAAACGCAAATGAAGAACCTTTACCTAAACGTTTAAAATTAGCAGAAAATGTTTTTCATGCTGTTGAAGTACCAATAGCATATAAGGAAGATCTCATTTTACAATGGCTTTGTAAAATATCTAATGGAGATCAAAAGGCTTGGAGCTTATTAAGAAgctgtttaaaaattaaatatctggatattaaaattaatgtaaaaaagTTATTGGTTAATACGCTTATTGAAACACTTCAAAAAGGTATAAAAGATACGTACAGTGATGTTTTTAAATGTTGTGAATTAATAATTGCTAATGATGGAGTAcaacaatattttaatagcaAACCAGAGGAGTTAGGACTTTTGATAAAGTCTTTATTAGAATGCATACATAATATTCTTGAATGCAATTTTAACACTGAAAAACAATCAATAGAAGAAATAAGCacaaaatttgttaacaaaAATGATGAACTATCATTAACAGCTTACAACACAATAATTACAGTCATAGAAAGTATGATTCAAATGTATAAAACTACTTCTACTATAAAAGATAATTTAAGAACTATATTTATACGTGATGTTTTATATTCTGTATGTGATATAATTGATCATAAACGCACTGATAACACAAATAGATTGGGAGCTGTAACTTACAAGTGCATTCAGCAATtgattttcaagaaaaaacaTGTACAAAGTAAAGAATTTATAGAggacaaaaatataatacagtttgaaaatttattatccaTTTTAGCCGAGGAAGCAAAGACAAAAGATCTTCAAAGTAATTTGGTGacatttatctttttttttcgtgctgcaataaatattttcaagacAGATAATGTCATATTAGATCTAATATTCAGAGAATTAGTAAAGTGTGCAGGAATatatgaaaaagaaatctttaattcttttttgaaaaatttaaatgatgTAACATTTGATTTTGACAATAAAATACACAACATTACATTGTTTGATTACTGTCAAGATATAATAGATAATATCCTATCAAGTAAAAAGATGAGTAGAATAGATTATGATCTTCTGACACAattttgtcattttaatcCTCTCTTAATTGAGAAGAATATGCAAgagatattgaaaaaaatatttatggaaAAATCAGTGCCAGAATGTACAAAACTAATTACCTCTATTATGGATGTTTGTATACATTTAAggcaagaagaaaaaataatttcaacaatGTTGATCACTTTGAACAATTccttaaataataaaaatacagaaattgatatatccTTTCTAAATGAgttcaaagaaaaatttatgaaatcaGTAAATAACATTACGAGTAcgcaaaatataaatatattaagaACACTAATATATCATTTAAAAACTAATTGTACAGAAGTGTTACAATCTGATGATACCTGTACAG gtaaaaatattgtaatattacaAGCAACAGTTAAATTGCTTACTACATTTTTAGATGGTACATGTGTTTTTGAACATACAGGAACATTAGCTTTTTATAAGAAGTTTGTGAATGATTTTAATGagttaagaaatattttatcgcTTTTGATAGCTCAAATGTTACACTTAAGTTATAATGAGAAAATTACCGTAACGTTATTAGCTGCAATATTCTCATGGAACGAAATGCAAAGAGCACTCATATATTATATGCCAAAAATTGTTCCACAAAACTTGAAATTTCCTATATCAGAAGATCAGTGGCAACAATTGATTCAACGAATTACAAATTTTGGAACAGACAATAGTAAAAACAGTATG aatAAACTTATTTTACAACAAGTTAAGATATCCCAAAATTCTTTAAGTGAATCTTCAGTGATGCTTAATAATCTAATAGGTGGTTTAGAATATTCTTGgcaatatatattaaaatttgatacGCAAATAATACCATTTATGAATAATGAAGAGATATCAAAAATAGcaaatttattgttaatacaAATGACATGCAATGCAGATAGTTTTAGTAAATGGATAGAAGTGTTACGCAAAGATAGCCTGCAAGAAAACAGAAGACTAGTACTATCTCTATCAAATTGTGTTTTCATTCAAATTGGACAATTAGTAACAGGAGTAACAAAATCTATAAGTGAATATTTTCATACG gAATTCCTActtgaagcagaaatgaatgaaaataaaaagttaaataatatattaatacatataaaagaagaattattaaaagagaaatggatATATGCAGATGATACATCTTtaactaaaattaaaatgCATTTAGAAGTATTGTTTCATCTACCTGTAATGTTTTTGAATCCTGAAATCAGAATAACAATGTTTATGTTCATATTTGCTCTTAGAATGGAATGCAACCATAACGATGAGATAATTTCATTATGTAACACGATATTTTCag ATTTACTAGAAAAGTCTGATGTTAACATATTTGAGTATATCAATCCCTCCTTATTATTAAGTCAGTTACCACATAACAAAATTACTCAGAGAAGTATAGAACTATTTCTTCGAAGTTGTTTATCATATGCAGTTTTAAAGAAGTTTGTAAAATCTTCTATGAATTCTAAAAAGAacattcttcttttattaaaatctatGGAACATGTTAAAGCAAAATTAAACGCTGATCAAAaggtaattattaaaaagGCAGAGAAGAAAATAAGTAAAACTATAATGAAAACAGTATCGTCAAAAATAACAGAAATTGACGacttgaaaatattgaatttaatattgaaaatcaaTCTTACAAACGAAAAcgttgaagaaaaattaaaaatattagcaCAATCTATACTTGATGATATATTTATG AAtgataataacaaaaaaataagaaatgaaatgtTGCAAGATGGACTACAATTAGCAACTATTATCCTCCATAatcagaaaatatttcaaattacgaATGAGACATTAAGAGGGATATGGTTTGTCTCCTTCAACTATCCGTGTGTTGATGTAATTTTACCTTTATTAGAATCAAGTGAAGCAAAAGAAGTACACGAATTATTTGAACATTTACATAATCAAGTG ATAAAAACTCTTTCCAATGCACAAGAAAATGATGTAGAAAACATTTATGTAATATGGAATtctatattgaaaataaatatgtcTAACAATCGAAGTAAACTACGCTTATTAGCTATCAGTAAATTAATTCAAAcaatacaaaatataattataccAAGAAACCTTTGGCCGAGTTTGTTGAAATTAATTCGAAACATTCTCTCCACTAAACATTTATATCTGCCGGGTTATGTTATAGATATGTGTATATTTGTTGGATTGAAAGCATTACAAGAGACTACAATATCAATTTGTAGTGACACATTAGAATTATGTAATGTATTACTAAAAACGAGAACAAGTTTAATTACAGATAGATTAcctgcattattattattatatagacAAATATTGAGTATTGTTGTCCATAAAtccaaaattattattaataaatctgAAGAATACATATTCAAATGTCTGGCACTGGATATTGAAAA GTTTATAAACTTTTTAACAAAACTAAGAAAAGAATTGATTCATATAAGTCCTTATCTGATAGCAGATTTGTTGGAACTATTTTCAGAAGATTCAATAGCAAGTTTTGTGAAg atTTCTTTACAAAACTGtataaatcatttaattaGTATATGTGATCATCATGGAATTGCATTATTATCTCGAACACTACCTATTTCAATGCAAGAGATGTTTAAAGTtcaattaaatgtatataatcaattttacaAATTCTCTGGAAAAATTTAA